The Nostoc sp. UHCC 0926 nucleotide sequence ACGGTACTATACCATATTGAAACGCTTGCTTTGTATTATGATTGCTGCGATCGCACCCTGCGCGGCTCTCTTTGGGAGCATCGCTTAAGTAAGGCAGTTCCAAAACAGGTACAACGTCTGCCAACTGTTGCTGCCAGTAATTTAACTGTTGGGTAAAATTTTTAAGAGTGACCTGTTGATTTTGCCAATGAGCAAAATCAGCATATTGAATGGGGAGTTCTGGTAAAGAAGCTGTTTTTCCCGTTGAAACTTCTTGATACAGAGCTGATAATTCCCGCAAAAATATCTGGATTGACCAATCATCACAGATAATGTGGTGCAGATTGAACATCAACAAGTGAGTCTGAGAATGAAGACGGATTAAAGTCACTCGCCACACAGGAGACTGATTCAAATCAAAAGCACGGGTACGCTCTTGCAAAAGAAGTTGTTGTGCTTGAGAAATACGCTCAGTTTCTGATAAGTTCTGCAAGTCAATTACAGGAATGTCAAAGGTCAGGTGAGGTGTAATAACCTGTACTGGCGAACCATTCACCACCTTGAACCCAGTCCTGAGAATGGAATGACGCTTAATCAAACATTGGATTGCTTGCTCGAAGCTGGGAATATCCAGATCCCCTTCCAAGCGAAACACCCTCACCATGTTGTGGATATAATTTGATTCTTCTAGGTGATGGAGCAGCCAAAATTGTTGTTGAGTGAAGGATAAAAGCAAACCATCATTTTTTAGAGTTGCATCAACGGGTTTAATAATTGATTGTGATTCAATTCTTGATTGATTAAGGAAGGCTAAAATTTCAGTTTTATATGTTTTTATTTGAGCCAGTATATCTGAAGTTAGAATACCTTTAGGTGCTTGATAGCGGAGGTTGTTGCCATCAGCCCAGACTTTGATATTGAGGCGACCAAGTTCTAACAACAGTTCATCAAGCGTTTTCATAGCATCCCTTCTTCACAATCATCTGTGCTATCAAGCACATCCTTTTGTACTAATATCCTACAAGTGTTTTCAACACGTTTGGCTAGTTGAGCGATCGTTGGTAATTCAAATACAGTAATTAAAGGAATATTTATTGAGAAAACGTTAAATAATTGTGTGATAAGTTGATTAACAAGTAGGGAATGACCCCCTAACTCAAAAAAGTTGTCATGAATCCCAATTTCTTCTACCCCAAGAATTTGAGTCCAGATGTCAAGTAGTATTTGCTCAGTAGAAGTGCGAGGCAAAACCAAACTTTCTAACTGCACTCTTTGCACCTGACTGAAAGCGGGTAAACTCAAACGGTCAACTTTGCCATTGGGCGTTAGGGGTAGCGCTTCTAAAATCATAAAAGTTGAGGGAACCATGTAGTCTGGTAGACTTTCTAAGAGCAGACTTCGTAGTTCTCGGAGTGAGAGTAGATGTTGGGGAGCGATCGGAACAATATACCCTCTCAGATGTTGCTCACCCAGATGATCGGGTGATGCTACTACAGCAGCCTCTCGGATGAGGTTAGTATTGATCAATACCATTTCGACTTCCGAAACGTCGATGCGGTAGCCCCTGACTTTCACTTGGAAATCTTTTCTACCTAAGTGCAAAAGGCAGCCATCTGGCAACATACAGCCTAAGTCGCCCGTTTTATACAACAGCTTATTTTCTTCTTGGACATCTTTCAAGAGTACTGCTTCGGTTAAGTCTGGTCTTTGCCAATAACCACAAAAGAGATAACGACTTCTGACTACAATTTCACCAATCTGATTAAACTCAACTGGTTTACCTTCATCATCAATTAACAAAACCTCATGATCCTCAACTGCGTAGCCAGCTGGTACAGTACTGCCAATAATTTCTGTTTCCCGATCAACAAAGTACTGACGAATTGGGCTAATTTCTGAACCTCCTAAATTGGCAACAAAAATACAGTCATTAGAGAAATGCTGCTTGTAAAGTTCTACATCTTTTTTATAGACTGTCTCACTTCCTACCTGAATTAGGCGCAATTTGGGAAACTTTTCCTGTTGAGTTAAGGTGTTGACAAAATGGCGAAACATAGTCGCCACCGCAAACAAGATGGTTATTTCTTGCTGGTTCAGCCAGCTACTTAAACCTATTAGCCCTTCTTGTTTAACGTCATATGGCAGAAGAGTTGCACCATTGAGCAACGAGCAGAAGATATCTCTCACAGCACCAGCAAAATTTGGGGAGTACAAAAGCGCTAGCTTATCATTGGCACAAATATGACCGCTGTTGGTATAGTTCATCGTCAGATGCAGAACATAACGATGGTTTTGGATCACGCCTTTAGGCTGCCCTGTTGATCCAGAGGTATAAATAATGTAGGCAAAATTATCTGGTTGCAGAGGTAAATCTAGATTTTCACAAGAAATGCTGGAATCTATCTCGTCAATATTGAGTATTTCTAAGCCGCTAATTTGCAATTTTTTGGCAAATGAGATATTTCTGCTATCTGTTAGCAATAAACCTGCTTGTGAATCTTTCAGAATATAGCTAATCCTTGTCTGTGGCAACGAGGTATCTAGTGGTACATAAAACTTACCAACTTTCAATACACCCAGAATTGCAGCAATTATCGGAGCACCACTCTCAAATAATATTGCAATCGGTTCAGCTTGGCGTTCAGCTTTGCTGCGCCGAAGGTGTTCGCCTTCGGTGCAGCGAAGCTGATCGCGCTTGATTAATATAGCCCTGGCTATCCGATTGGCGAACTGATTCAGGGCATTATATGTGAACACATGCTCCCCAGTCTTAACAGCAATCTGCTCAGGATGCATATCTACTTGTTTTTGAAAGCGCTCAGGAACCGATAGTTCAACATCTTTATTGTCGAACTTTATAAAAGGGTCTAAACCTGCTAAAGGCCCCATTCCGCCTAACAGTAGTAAAGCAGGCGCTTGAGTCTGTTTTGGTCTAAGCACAATCACTTCAGTGGGGTAACTTTGATCCTCAACAGCTTCTGAGCGTAGCTTTTTGTTTTGGGCGATCTTATACAGATGTTGTCGAAAATCTAAAGTTGCAGCAATAGCTTGTTGAGCATCGTCAAAAAAATGTTGAGCTTGAGGTTTAAGACACGGATAGCAGATGTTTTGCTGCATTTATTTCTTGTCTCATCTCTATAGTTAGTGCTTCCATTACAGTACCTAACCGAGTCAGGTACTCCTTAAACAAAAGTTTTGCTTGTGTATAGTCAATTGGAGTGTTAGTAGCTTCGCTGTACTCATTCAAGGCTTTGACGACCACTTGAAAGTGAGCCACTTCCGTTTCGTCTGCAACATGAACACCGATATAGAACAGAGCTTTCTTTTTTTCTTCAGAAGAAAAGTGGTAATATTTGTCAATTAATTCTGAAAAAGCAAATAAGGCTCGTGTATACTCACCGTGGTTGTAAATTTCTGAAAACATATTTGTGAATAACCCCTTGGAAATATCATTTACCACCATGTTGTGATATATCCATTTCTTAAAATCACCCGCTTCGGGTAAACAATATTCATCTAATTGCCAAGGGTAATTTTCTAAAAAGCTGTTAGCAAAATCTTCATAGAGTGCAGCGTGAGTTACACCCTCGTAGTCTAACCCCAAATCTTCGTGACTAGTTTCAGCATTGAAGGCGCTAGCTAATAATAATTGTTCCCGTTCTTGAGTATCTTTGGTTAAAGCAAGACGTTGTAAACGGCAAGATAGTCCATATATACCTAACATTTTCAAGTGCGTAGCTTTCCAGGAATTAAAGAATGTAGCTAGCATTTTGCTTGACCAGCAATGGGTAGGTAACAGCTCAAAAAAGTTTTCACAATGTTGCAGTGGTTCACTTGCTTCCAAGAAACTCTGACTCAAAGCCTGTTGCAACTTTTCATCAGAAACCATGTTGATAATACTGCTAACCGTACTGAAAATGCTGGATGTTGACGCGATCGTAGACATAGATGTTAAATGCTCCCTTTTCACCAGTAGTAACTGGATCAATCTTTTCCAAGCTAATGTTGGGCATATCTTTGAGGTTGTCAGCAACAGAATCCTTCACTAAAATTCATACTCACAGAGGTTTAGAAATTTTCATGTAAAGGAATGAAAACCAAAACAGTAAATATGAATTTTTTGGATAACTTTTGCAAATACCCTTGCTCTAGCAGTTTATTAAAGCATTTTTATTTGAAATAAAACAACTACATAAATGTCATATCTTTATCTCTGCTGTAAAATATTTTTCGTTAGTGCATCACAGATTAGTTTTTTGTCAATATATAAGTATCACAACTTTGAACATACAATGCCATAAATATTATCTTTACACATATAAATGAATAATTTGTCAATAGATAAAATTCATATCTTTTGGTTAAAATGTATTAATTTTGATAACACAAAATTAAATATAAATTATTAATTAAATATTGCTATATTGGGAGACAATTCATTGTAGGCGGTAGTTTATTGTTATTTAAACTAGCTCAAAACAATGATTGCCCAAGAAATTATCAGACGCTATGCAGCTAAGGAAAGAGATTTTCAACACCTGAATTTAAGCCAGATTTATTTGCAGGGTGTTGATTTTAGAGGTGTTGATTTTAGCTATGCTAACCTAAGTAGTGCCAATCTCAGTGAGGCTAACTTGAGTTATGCCACCCTGGTTTGGACAGATTTAAATCGAGCGGACTTCCAAAAAGCCAATTTGCAAAACGCAAACTTGTTAAATGTGAGTCTACTGTGGGCAAGCTTAAGTCACGCTAATCTAACTAGAGTAAACTTAACCAATGCTCACTTAAATTATGCCAGGCTTGATTCTGTCTGCTTAAGAGAGGCAAATTTAACAGAGACTAATTTAGAAAAGGCTTGTTTGACTCAAGCAGACTTAACTGGGGCAAATTTGTTTAAAGCAAGTCTCAAAGCCACAGATTGCACTGGCGCTAAGTTTGATGATGCCAATCTTCGCCAATCCAACTGGGAAGGGGCGATTTTATCTGCTGCTTCTTTACAACGAGTTGATTTGGAAGGAGCGCAATTACAGGATACTATTTTAAAGGGAGCCGACTTAACAGAATCAGATTTAATTAAAGCGGACTTGAGTAGTGCAGATTTGAGTGATACAATTTTACGTCAAGCTGCCTTGGAGTTAGCCTGTTTATTTAATGCAGACTTAAGTCGTGCTGATTTAAAGTTAGCTTCTTTATTTAACGCCAACTTAGAGGAGACAGTTCTAAATGGGGCAAATTTGAGTGATAGTGATTTAAGACACGCAAACTTTACAAATACTCAATTAGAGAGTGTAAATTTTTCCGGTTCTCGCGTTAAGGGAGCGCTATTTACTGATGCTATTGGGTTAACCCCTCAACAAAAGCAATGGTTGAGTAAAAATGGAGCATTGAATATTTCTGATTTGTAGAAACAATCTCACGCTTGCGCCAAGAGAGGCGCAGAGAAGACAAACAAGAGAAATATTTAGTGTTCACAAACAATTTAGAATTGCTGTACTAGGAAATGGAGCTTTAAATACCTTTAGTTTTGAAGAGAGATGAGGAGCATAGAACAAATTATCGAATGCACTGAAACATTAATTAATGATAAGACAGGAAAATCGCTCTCATTTATTCAAAAAGCTGTTTTATCAGCATCTCTATTGGATACAAAAAAAAGTTACGGGCAAATTGCTACAGAAAATAACTACTCTGAGAACTATATTAGGCAATTAGTTGCTCCTAAATTATGGCAACTACTTTCTATTACTCTTGGTGAGAAAGTTAATCGAACCAATTGTCGTGCTGTGCTAGAGCAACGATTATATAATTCATCTTTGCTAACAATATCTCAGCCTACACAGATGCGGCAAAAGATAAATTTAGAACCTCCAGATGGACAAGTTCCGCTTTCTTCTACCTTGTATATTGAGCGGGGTTTAGAACAAGTCTGTTATCAAGCAATTCTTCAACCTCGTGCGTTTATCCACATCAAAGCGCCGCGAAAGATGGGGAAAACTTCTTTAATGACTAGAATCCTTGCTTATGGTAGTTCGCATGGTTATCATACTGTAAGGTTAAGTTTACATCGTGCTGAAACAGAAGTTTTTAGCTCATTAGAAAAATTTTTACGCTGGTTCTGTGCAAATGTTACTCATCAGTTAGGAATAAAGTCGAAGCTAGAGGAATATTGGGACGAGGATATGGGTGATTTGATGAACTGTACTATTTATTTTCAAGGATATGTTTTACAGGAAATCAATACTCCCTTAATCTTAGCGTTAGATGAAGTGAATAAGTTGTTTGAATATCCTCAATTGACTCGTGATTTTTTGGGGCTATTGCGCTCATGGTATGAAGAAACTAGAGATATATCAGTCTGGCAAAAATTACGAGTGTTAATTGTTAAATCTACCGACATATATATTAATTTAGAGATTAACAAATCTCCTTTTAATATAGGGTTAGCAATTGATTTACCTGCTTTTACAAGATTGCAGTTAGAGGATTTAGCCCAACGTCACAGACTCCAACTAACAGCTTTCCAATTTGAACAATTAATAGCACTGACAGGAGGATTTCCTTACTTGGTGCGACTGGCGTTTTATCATAGCCTTCAACATCAAATTCCAATGGACACTTTATTGCAAAATGCCACGACCAATACTGGAATTTTTAGCGAGTATTTGCACAATCAGTTACATTCTATTCTGCAAAATCCTGATTTGGTTGATGGTTTTCAACAGGTTATTAGCTCAACTGTACCGATTAACTTAGAGCAAGAAGTAGCATTTAAGTTAAAAAGTTTAGGGCTGATATATCTAGAAAATCAAACTGCAACAGTTAGTTGTGGGTTATATAGAGAGTATTTTAGTGATTACTTTATTAATAAAACAGCAATTTTAAATCATTCGTAATAAACAAGATCACAAGATACCCGACTTATTTAAAAATTCGGGTATCTGTAACTTTGAATAAAAAACAAGTTAACTCATGTTGAAAGTAGTAAACATTCCTAGACAGTACTCTTGGTATTTGAAAATATACATAATCTTATTTTTTAGTAATATATTTATTTATTTTTTTACCTGTTCTCACCCAGCTAACGCTCAAATAATACCCGATAACACTTTAGGAACCGAAAAATCTACCATTACCCCTCAGAATACTCGTGAATTAGTTGGTGGAGGCGCAATTCGCGGTGGTAATCTTTTCCATAGTTTTCAAGAATTTAATGTTAATCAAGGGCAGCAAGTTTATTTTGCTAATCCGACAGGTATTAGTAATATTATTACCCGTGTTACAGGAAATCATCTATCTAAGATTTTCGGTACATTAGGTGTAGATGGTGCGGCAAATTTATTTTTAAATAATCCAAATGGGATTATTTTTGGTAAAAATGCCAGATTAGATATTGCAGGTTCTTTTACAGCTAGTACTGCAAATGCAATTAAATTAGGAAAAGATGGGTTATTCAGCGCCACGGAACCGCAAAAAAGTAATTTATTAACAATTAAGCCAACAGCTTTATTTTCTAATGTTTTACACCAATCGCAGGCAGAAATTAGCAATCAGGGGAATTTAACAATAGGTACTGGGCAAACTCTAACTTTACAAGGAGATATTATTACTAGTACAGGTTCACTCACTGTACCAGGGGGAACCGTGCAGCTTTTAGGTAATCAGGTAAGCTTATTAAATGATGCCAATATTAACACTGATGCTCTCAAAAATGGCAATGGCGGCACTGTAATTATTAAAGCAAATGATCTAACCCGTTTTGAGGGTAATATTAGTGCCCGTGGCGGTGACAATTCTGGGAACGGTGGTTTTGTAGAAGTATCAGGTGGCAGAGTGGAATTTGCTGGTACTGTGGATACTAGTGCGTCAAATGGCTCATTTGGTAGATTACTGCTTGACCCGAAAGATATTCTGATTCAAGCAGGGGGAACTGTTAGCGGTCAAAGTTTGAGCCAAGCGCTAGCACTTAATAATGTCAGTTTACAAGCTAATAATGATATTACTGTTGATGATGATATCACAGGCGTTGGGGCAAATAATCTTAACTTAGAAGCGGGGCGATCGCTCACGATTAATCCCAACCGCAGTATTATTCTCAATGGTGGTAATTTTAACGCCAAAATTAACGATGAAAATGCGATCGCCATCGAAAGAGATCCTGGAATAGCGCAGTTTTTCATGAACCCAGGTTCCCAAATCCTTACCAATGGCGGGAATGCAACGATTACATCAGGAAAGTTTGGGCAAAATAGTCAAATTAATACTACTGATGCATCTATCATCTCTGCAAAAAGTGGCGGTAATGGTGGCAACATTGCCCTAAACGCCATCAATGATATTACAACTGGTAATATAATTAGTGGGTTTTTCAACATACCCAATATCACCGACTCCATAAATAGCGGTGACATTACTATCAATAGCACCGCAGGCGGAATTACTACTACTAATTATCTGTTAGCTAATGCCCAACAGCAAGCAGGAGACATTTCACTATTAGCCGCAGGTAATCTTAGCCTCAATGCCGCAGGCGACTTTCCTCGCTCAGGTAATATTGCTTCTATTGGAGACATACCAGGAAAAATTACATTTACTAGTGGTAATATCCTCTCTGGTAAAAATATTCGCATTGTCAATGCAAACTTAGGTGCTGGTAGAGGCAATGACATTACCCTGACTGCTCGCTCAATCTTTCTGGACACTACATCTATTTTCGCCTTAGCCAGGGGTACAGGTAAAGGGGGAAATATGATTCTCAATGCTACAGATGATGTAGTAATGCGGACAAGCGATATTGGTACAAATTCTGATGCGGCGTTGGCTGTAAATCTTCCTACTGGTGCTAGCGGCGATGCTGGGGATTTTAATCTCAATGCTCGTCGGTTGAGGATTAGCCAAGATCCAACAGCTTTTTTCCCTTTTAGAGGAACTTCCATAAGTACTGGTACTGACGAAAACACAACGGGTAATGCCGGGAATTTAACAATCAATGCTTCAGAATCCGTAGAACTTATCGGTCGTCAACTCACAACCCCAATACTTACCCCTAGCCAATTGGTGAGCCAACTTATACAAGGAACAGGAGTAGGCATCAGCACAAATGCTTACGGGAGTGGGAACTCTGGCAAACTGACAGTTAACACTGGGCGCTTAGTGCTTCGAGATGCAGGTGGAATTAGCACATTCCCAGTGTCAGGTAATGGCGGAG carries:
- a CDS encoding non-ribosomal peptide synthetase, whose protein sequence is MQQNICYPCLKPQAQHFFDDAQQAIAATLDFRQHLYKIAQNKKLRSEAVEDQSYPTEVIVLRPKQTQAPALLLLGGMGPLAGLDPFIKFDNKDVELSVPERFQKQVDMHPEQIAVKTGEHVFTYNALNQFANRIARAILIKRDQLRCTEGEHLRRSKAERQAEPIAILFESGAPIIAAILGVLKVGKFYVPLDTSLPQTRISYILKDSQAGLLLTDSRNISFAKKLQISGLEILNIDEIDSSISCENLDLPLQPDNFAYIIYTSGSTGQPKGVIQNHRYVLHLTMNYTNSGHICANDKLALLYSPNFAGAVRDIFCSLLNGATLLPYDVKQEGLIGLSSWLNQQEITILFAVATMFRHFVNTLTQQEKFPKLRLIQVGSETVYKKDVELYKQHFSNDCIFVANLGGSEISPIRQYFVDRETEIIGSTVPAGYAVEDHEVLLIDDEGKPVEFNQIGEIVVRSRYLFCGYWQRPDLTEAVLLKDVQEENKLLYKTGDLGCMLPDGCLLHLGRKDFQVKVRGYRIDVSEVEMVLINTNLIREAAVVASPDHLGEQHLRGYIVPIAPQHLLSLRELRSLLLESLPDYMVPSTFMILEALPLTPNGKVDRLSLPAFSQVQRVQLESLVLPRTSTEQILLDIWTQILGVEEIGIHDNFFELGGHSLLVNQLITQLFNVFSINIPLITVFELPTIAQLAKRVENTCRILVQKDVLDSTDDCEEGML
- a CDS encoding pentapeptide repeat-containing protein — encoded protein: MIAQEIIRRYAAKERDFQHLNLSQIYLQGVDFRGVDFSYANLSSANLSEANLSYATLVWTDLNRADFQKANLQNANLLNVSLLWASLSHANLTRVNLTNAHLNYARLDSVCLREANLTETNLEKACLTQADLTGANLFKASLKATDCTGAKFDDANLRQSNWEGAILSAASLQRVDLEGAQLQDTILKGADLTESDLIKADLSSADLSDTILRQAALELACLFNADLSRADLKLASLFNANLEETVLNGANLSDSDLRHANFTNTQLESVNFSGSRVKGALFTDAIGLTPQQKQWLSKNGALNISDL
- a CDS encoding AAA-like domain-containing protein gives rise to the protein MRSIEQIIECTETLINDKTGKSLSFIQKAVLSASLLDTKKSYGQIATENNYSENYIRQLVAPKLWQLLSITLGEKVNRTNCRAVLEQRLYNSSLLTISQPTQMRQKINLEPPDGQVPLSSTLYIERGLEQVCYQAILQPRAFIHIKAPRKMGKTSLMTRILAYGSSHGYHTVRLSLHRAETEVFSSLEKFLRWFCANVTHQLGIKSKLEEYWDEDMGDLMNCTIYFQGYVLQEINTPLILALDEVNKLFEYPQLTRDFLGLLRSWYEETRDISVWQKLRVLIVKSTDIYINLEINKSPFNIGLAIDLPAFTRLQLEDLAQRHRLQLTAFQFEQLIALTGGFPYLVRLAFYHSLQHQIPMDTLLQNATTNTGIFSEYLHNQLHSILQNPDLVDGFQQVISSTVPINLEQEVAFKLKSLGLIYLENQTATVSCGLYREYFSDYFINKTAILNHS
- a CDS encoding two-partner secretion domain-containing protein, which gives rise to MLKVVNIPRQYSWYLKIYIILFFSNIFIYFFTCSHPANAQIIPDNTLGTEKSTITPQNTRELVGGGAIRGGNLFHSFQEFNVNQGQQVYFANPTGISNIITRVTGNHLSKIFGTLGVDGAANLFLNNPNGIIFGKNARLDIAGSFTASTANAIKLGKDGLFSATEPQKSNLLTIKPTALFSNVLHQSQAEISNQGNLTIGTGQTLTLQGDIITSTGSLTVPGGTVQLLGNQVSLLNDANINTDALKNGNGGTVIIKANDLTRFEGNISARGGDNSGNGGFVEVSGGRVEFAGTVDTSASNGSFGRLLLDPKDILIQAGGTVSGQSLSQALALNNVSLQANNDITVDDDITGVGANNLNLEAGRSLTINPNRSIILNGGNFNAKINDENAIAIERDPGIAQFFMNPGSQILTNGGNATITSGKFGQNSQINTTDASIISAKSGGNGGNIALNAINDITTGNIISGFFNIPNITDSINSGDITINSTAGGITTTNYLLANAQQQAGDISLLAAGNLSLNAAGDFPRSGNIASIGDIPGKITFTSGNILSGKNIRIVNANLGAGRGNDITLTARSIFLDTTSIFALARGTGKGGNMILNATDDVVMRTSDIGTNSDAALAVNLPTGASGDAGDFNLNARRLRISQDPTAFFPFRGTSISTGTDENTTGNAGNLTINASESVELIGRQLTTPILTPSQLVSQLIQGTGVGISTNAYGSGNSGKLTVNTGRLVLRDAGGISTFPVSGNGGDLTINATEILLQNFAGIQTATAGSGQAGNLTINADNVTLTDRSIINATALASTGNAGNLTLSVKQLNVRDGSIVSSATTGEGNAATLNLNATDKVEVVGTFADNSSFPSSIATASLSPIGNAGPLNITTGELIVHQGGEITTATVGQGNGAPITINTRTLQLDNGRINASTSGAGNGGDITINATESVEVAGNGFADLQEKIINPAYAGTLSLANFDQGIVAVSAGQGKAGNVVIQTPNFLSRNSAIIATTALGQGQGGNININTSNTFELDNSFIGTGTLTNAESGNVNLTARQLTAKGGAQVFTTTFGSGKAGDLTVNAFESIDLIDPSQQGFGSGLFASSAQTASGNGGDININIPNGDLNIRDRATISVSALGTGNAGDVNIDARSIFLDQGSITATSVSAQGGNINFKVANNLLLRNNSQISTRAGIENSGGGNGGNMDINSGFIVAVPQENSDITANAFAGNGGNINITSQGIFGLQVSDKLTPNSDITASSQLGINGIVNINTPDVDPTRGLTQLPSVPTDPANQIVAGCPSNEEANFVISGRGGLPEDPRQVLRGQVVLQDMRVSADSPNKLSEQISHRKVPDIKGQPPLLEATGWMINQLGQVELVANITTQIQPDGGRNKSDCGNLSEF